In Cinclus cinclus chromosome 1, bCinCin1.1, whole genome shotgun sequence, the sequence AATAATAGGTGGTATCTCTTCACAAAAAGCCAGTCTGATGTACTCAGgagaaatgaaacatttgaaaCAAACTGTTTACAAAAGTGACTTAAACGCTCAGCAGAGATCTAAACAAGTGTTAACAAACCACtattgtaattttatttttggacaACTTCAgcaactataaaaaaaaaaaaaatgttaatacaaaaatgtagaaaacaaaaaagaaaaatccaatgAGACAGTTTTTAGACAAACTCAGTTAAGGTGAAGCTGTACCTTCGTCCAAGTTACTAAGAACTTTAAGGGTGGCATAACCCAGCTCAGCCAGGTTTATAGGCTTTCCACCCTTGCTTAAGAGTCAGTTCTTAGAAGGCACCAATCTCAGTCCCCCAGGGTCTGTAGGGTTTGCTGAGTGTTGCTGATTGCGTTGGTGTCGATGGGCTCAGCACGTTGGGGGACAGCAGATGAAAGGAGCCGAAGGAGAAGGGGAACGCAGACAAAGATGCCATGgaggagagaagaggaggagacagTTTGGTAGTAGACGTGACCACAGGGAGCACTGGTCCGACGCTGCCATTTGGGGGCACTCTGAGTGAGGAAGTTTCAGCGTGTGGGGCAGCAATTCTGGTCTGGTGATGTGGTTCTGCGGGAGAGGCTGTAGCACTGGTATTACCATGCCCACTTTGAGCCAGCAGCAACGGGTGAGGTATGTGAGGGTGATGTCCAAAGGCACTGCCCCAAGGAATGTGTCCAATGCCAGTGTGCGCACTACTCGCTGCTTCCCGTTGAGAGGCGTAATTGTTGAGATGAGACACGAGTCGAACTCGCAGAGGATCAGAGGCATCCAGACCTTCTATGATACTCAGGTATCGAGCAACTTCAGCCAGGCACTCTCGAAAACCTAGACTCCGATAGTCCATAGCCAAAGCATGAGCATCAAAATAacctaagagaaaaaaaaaaacacagagaatgAAGTCCTCAAATGTTGTTTTCTAGTCATTGTCTACAAGTAGCCTCCCCACTCCACCCTCCCCTATAAGCATATTTCACTTGGATGTGGTTAGTATTCCCAACCATAGACTAGCTGCCAagctcctttttatttttcttccttttttgtttaaCAAGCTTTTCTTTTATATCTGTGCTGTGATGCTGCAAGTCCCAAGACCAGTCACAGACAGCCATTTTTAAACTGGAATTGCTCGCTGACACTGGAGGaaagtatttttgttctttccatTAGTCTCCCTTGTGCAAGTAAAACCACAGCACACTGAAATTCACTAGAAACACAAGTCCTAACTTATCAGAGGAGACAATCAGGCAAAgtacttttttcttaaaagtgcCTTTCAGCATTTTTTGCTAAATCTTTTCACCGCTTATTTCACCCTGTATTTTTCCGAGTTCTGTTCTGAACTTTCAGAAAATTAGAGAAACAAGCACTAGACATCAATAATAACTGTTTTCCAAGCTGCCAAAAGCCGATTCACTTCGCAGTGCTGACACACTGCTAGAGAGACCTGCAGTCACTCTCCTCTAACGCAACTCTCTCCTCAGAGCTAGGACTGCAAAACCTTTCAGCGCTAGTGATGCCACAAATCTTGTGAAGTAGAGAAAATTCCTGATGAAACGTAAGGGAGCTGCCATTCACGTTCTGCAAGCATTGCCAATGCTTGGGAATGTGCTGCTCTCACAGCAGCCTTCCAGCAGGGCTGCTAACTCTGTCACGCACAAAACTTTACCTTTCCCTCCTGCGGTATGCAGCATCTTCAGGTGATCGACAGTCATCTGCAGAATCTCTGCTTTTTCCAGCTTGGCTGATCcctgggagagaagggaaggcaggaaacGTTTTATGGAGAACCAGAATCGTTACCGAGGGGTGACGGTCCCTCCCGGGAAGGGATGGGGGCGCAGCGCGGAGGGTCGCTGGGCGCTACCTGCTTCTCAAAGGCGCTGGGCACCAGCCTCCTCAGCTCGGACAGGCTGTTGTTGATGCGGTCGCGGCGGCGCTTCTCGATGATCTAGGGCAGAGAGCGGGGGTCAGCGGAGCCGTGCCGGGCTGCGGGGAGCCGCGGCCGGCCGGCGGGCACTCACCCCTCGGCGCCTCTTCCTGGCCAAGATCTGCGAGGTGGTGGAGGGAGACATGAAGCCCGCGGCCGAGCTCAGGTTCCTGCGGGGAGCAGCGGACACCGGTCACCGCGGGGGGTTCGGGGGTGCCGGGGCTCCGCGGGGcggagggcagggagggggcgCGGCGCAGCCCGCCGGAGCTCACCCATTCTCGTCCGCGCTCTCCTTCTCCACCTCGACGGCCTCGTCCAGCTCCTCGCTGTCCGACGAGCTGTACTCGGGGTGCGCCCGCTTCATGGCACCGACGGCGGGGACGGGAGCGGCGGGGCGCGGGCGGCCGTCGGGGAGGCGGCGGGCGACGGGGCGCGGGAGGAGCGCGCCCAGAGCGCGTCCCGAGCCTCGCCCGGCGCCCGTCTCTCCCATGGAGTTCCCACGCCTGGCGGGCGGGCAGGAGGCAGCGGGCAGGGAGGGAcggagggaggcagggatggaggcagggatggagggatgcgGAGGCGGCGGGCACGGACGCAGCCCGGCACAGCGCGCCCGCCACCGCCCGCCGCCCAGCACCGCCACGCACGGCCCCGCCCGACACCATTGGCCgacgccgccgccgccccggccAATCACCGCCAGCCTCTGCCGGGGCCACGCCCCCGCCGCGGGGGAGGGGCGGCCGTGGGAACGCGGCACGGGACACGGCAGggggggatggatggatggatggatggatggatggatggatggatggatggatggatggatggatggatggatggatggtgggCGGATGGATGGTGGgcggatggatggatggatggatggatggatggatggtggatggatggtggatggatggtgggtgggtggatggatggatggatggatggatggatggatggatggatggatggatggatggatggatggatggatggatgggcggatggatggatggatggatggatgggtggatggatggatggatggatggtgggcggatggatggatggatggatggtggatggatggtgggtggatggatggatggatggatggatggatggatgttgttgggcaggggtggaatggggcACATCCCCAGCTGGGGAGCCGGTGTGGGTGTTGTGGGTGCTGTGTGGatggacagggcagggcagccccTTCGGTGCTCCTGCCAACTCCCACCTGGCTCCCACCAGACCTTCCTACTGGGGTCCCCAGCAGCCTGAGCCCAGGGAATCCTTGCACCCTGCAGAGGCTGATGAATCTTCTGAGGGCTTCCGTAAGGCAATGAGGGCCTGGGAGAGACTAAGTgaggaaaatcacagaataaatcAGGTTAGAAGAGACCTCTTGTCAACTAGACAATGGCTAGTGCCACACTTAGTGCCACATCCACtcttttcttaaacacctccaggtagggtgactccaccacctccctggcagcctATTCTAGGTGCCACCTTTGCTGTGGAGAAATACCTCCTCatgtccaacctgaacttcACCTGGCACAGCTTAAGACTCTGTCCTCATATCCTGttgctggttgcctgggagGAGAGGATGACCCCCATCTGGCTACAAGCTCCTTTCAGGGAGCtctagagagtgataaggtcacaCTGATCCTATTCTCCAAGCaaaaagaagaagggaaagCCTTGGCAAGAGCAGCTTGCCCtccttaaaatataaaaaatagtgaaaatggTGGCTAAAGCCTGAAAGTTGAGGAGGCTTAAACTTTGGGTTTTACAGTTTGTTGACAATGTTGAAATCAAGGCATCCCTCTACCCTGTACCCTTCCAAACTGCAAATCTGACAGACACATCCTTTCATTGTCTACTCCCCCAGCCATAAATTATGGCAGTGGGCAGAAGCAGGAACAGTTTTTAGGAAGCAAGAAAGCACATGGCCTTTgctggaaaggaaggagagatgaCAGGAAAGGTGAGTACTGGAATCAAGATCTGTGGAGGTCTGACAGGCATGCTCACCACGAGTACATGCTGCCTTGCACTCCGCAGGGCCCTAAGCCTGAATGTTATATTCCCCCAACAAGTCATCATTTTGCCAGCTTTCTCAGGCTGAGGTACTGGAAAAATAGGACAGGTGAAATGAGGGTGTACTCTTTGAGGTGGTTTCataataattaaattttcatttacatGGAGCCTTTGAACTAAGGCTCCCTTCTAAGTTGATTCTTCTGTGTTTTACAATTGGATGGACTGGAAGATAACCAAGAGGAGCATCGTGTGAGAGCAAAGAGTTGATGAACCCAGATTTTGCCATTCTAGGGCCCTGAAATAATTACCTTCAGCCTCCCATTGGTTTAGGTAAACGTTACCAGTACAGGGTTGCCCCAGATTTCATGGAGCTGCCcatatttttgaaaagcatCTCAAATAGGAGGGAAATGGAAGCAGGGACCAAGCTAAAAGTAATAAAAGACCTGCAGttaagagaagagaaagagtcCTGCAGCCACCTGTAAGTAGCTAACAGAAGATGACAGAAACATTCTATTcccacattatttttttcacaaagctATCATTTCTGCAGTGCTTTAATTAAGTTTGTGTCAGCATTTTTATTACATCCACTTTTCCAGCCTCTATATTTTTGTTGTGAAACTTGTCTGCCTGCACCACTTTTACAGGTCAGTGAAAGGCACAGTGACATTTATGTCTTTCTGGCCTGCAGACTACACATCTGAGTTCTCCCATCCAGGCACATATATGTCTTCTCCTGTCATGGAGAAAATAAACATGGTAGAAGAAGTTCCTTGGGATTATGCATCAACTGCTTGGGAGTAGAGGTGTGGCCACCCAGGTTCCCAGCAGCTGGGTCCTGGAGCTGCCCCCATCTTTACCTCTGTGAACCACTGGGGCGAGGCAGCCTCCAAAGAAGCTTTCTGAGCTTATGTAGACACTGACTTCTGCAAATGATGCAAGAATGGGCAGGTAGAGTGTAGCTGTGCCTCTACACAGTGTGGGCAATTGCAGCTGGCtatcagcagctgtgggaagaTAGGAAACATTTGCCTGTGCTTGGTTTCAATCTTCCCATCCAGCACTAGGAGGACCAGACAGCAAAAACAGCTTTAAATTGCTCTTGTGCTTTTCTGGTGCTGGGCATGGGTCCACAGAGTTGGTCTAATTGTTAACCATGGCCCAAAGGGAAATTTTATTAGTCCAAAATTACCAACATGCCAAGACAGCATTGTCATACGTCTCTGGCCTCCAGACAGGAGAGCAGCCCATTGCTCGCCAAAGCCCAAGGAAATTATAAAAACAGTGCACAAGGTGACACTTCTAAAATAGAGTAGAATTTCAGCCCCCACTGATAGCTTTGCACCAACGAGGTAATGACACTTAGGAGATGACAGCCTTGTCTCTTGTCCCCTACACTGCCGTTGTGCCTTCCTGTTCCCTGTTTCACATTGCAGTGCTCTCTTGCCTTCTGCATGCCCGTCTCCCACTGCAGCCACGCTGTGCCTCAGTCACCCCACCACccaaacatttaatttcacaCCCCTTCCTTATCACACACTCCACCACACTTGACTCGCCCCCTCTTGCCACGACCCCCTGCCACAGCTTCCCCATTGCTTCCAGGTCTGGCACAACTCAGCATTTCCAGATCCAGGGTCTACAGCCACATCTGTCCCTCAGTGCTGGAAGCAGGAATGGCAGGACAGGGTAAAGCCCCCATACCGAAGTAGAGACTCAGGTTTGAGACATACAGGAGCTCTGGTGGCAGCTGTCCTTTGGAAGGGAGTGGTGCTAGTTTTTGTGAGCACcccacattttcctttgctggATGTTCCCCTACAGTGATTTCAGTGCTACTCAAAGTGCTCTGAAATGGTGTTGTTTATTGCTGCTGCAGGCTTCCCTCCAGCAGAGACCTGCCATCGCTGACCCTTGCTCCAGTGTGTGTGCACACTAAATTAACTCCCATCCCCTTCCTTTAGGTTTTCTCTCCCAAGGGAGCAAGTGCTTTGAAGGGTAATCCTGTCAACCTGTCACCCCGAGTCCCGGAAACTCGTTGTTGCTATGGTTACTGTGCCCAATTCAACTGGTGGCTCTGGCACTCACATTGCAGCCAGGCAAAAACATCAGCGCTCCCCCCTGACCTCCCCTCCCTGCATATATCCAGCTGCAGCATCAGCTCTGCAAGCAAGAGGCTGCTGCTCcaaatcttgtttttttttctttatggagTTCTAGCTGAGTGTTAATTGTTGGTGCCACTGACACAGGGCAAAACTAGTTATCACAGATCAAATGGAAGTGCCGGAGAAGTAAATGGGTGTGACAGAGGAGGGGTTTAGACTGCTTGCACGACCTATTAGCAGTAGATTGACTATAAATGTGTTTCCTCAGGAGCTGGACACTGACGTTCCTGTCTGCACATGCCAGAGGTCCAAATAGCCAGCTCAGAAGTTAGGCTGGGCTGCTCTCTAAGCACATTAGCACCAACTTCTGCCATGCAGGCGCTGAGTGTCTTTGTGCTGGAGCTattgctgcagcagaaggacATAAACATCACACATTCACATGCATCTGTAGTGATAACCAGATCATCAGGACATTCCTCTCTTCAAGTTGGCCAAAGACAGAGATAATATTTACATCAAAGTCTTTACTGTAAGCAGAATGCTCCAGCTGCAATGCTTCTGCTGCAGGATGGGTTTCTAGTGTCATCTTTTGGAAGCAGTGTGCAGCTATGAATAAGCAATACTAGAACTGTCAGCACAGTAAGAGCAGCAGTGCAAAGAGATATCTGCTCTGGAAGGCTCCAAGAGGTACTCTTTGCATTTACCTGCTTAGGCTTCAACTCATCTCCAAAACCAGACCTGGGCTGTAACTGTGCAAAAGGCTAATCTGTGAACACACATTCAAACTGCTGACCAGCAAAGCTACCTCATATTTCATCAGCCCTGTGATTGAGGGGGGAAGAGGCAGATTGGCTATTTTATTACCTGGTTTCCCTTGCAATAAAtttgcctctttcctctttttagGCAAGGTTCTATCTGACCTAAGTTTTAGCTGGGTGTTAATTGTTGGCACCACTGACCTGCCCCTGGTTCCATCTGACCTAAGGCTCTTATAGATGTCAGCTTCTTCCACAGATAGCCCTTCCTCTGTTCCCACCGCACAGGCTGTCCTGTGGAAAGCCTCTACAAGACACAAGAAGACCCTACAGGAGGAATGACACTAGGTCATGTTAATTTATGGCTGTCTCATAAAAGATGCAAAAGGAGGCAAACTTGACATGGCATAGTGTAGAAAATTCTGGTTTGACTGGCAACTACCTTTGATCTTAATCACGGGAAAGTGACACCCTGTCCATAATGTATAGCAGTGCACCTTGTGTGAAATCACACAAAAAGTCAGCAACACGTTGTTGGCAGGACAGCCATTGCCAAATCTAGAGGGGACAATGGCCCCATAATTGTGTCAACTACTCACACCATCCCACCATGGTGACAATTTCACTGTAAATGGGTAGTTTGCTTATACCAGTGATCACTCCTCAGTATCACAGTACAGTTTGCACCAAATATCACAGAGTAAAACCAggttttccttttgctgaaCTTTTTTAACCAAGTTCTCTGTAGTCTGCCAAAATAGTTTTGTTCTGTTCCTACAGTGCTTCTCACAAATGGACTGAGGAAACTTGCTCTGTTTTCATGCTGTTGAAATCTTCACAGTCCATCAAGGAACAGGCTGActagctgttttctctgtgcaATTTTACaacttcagtgttttaaaagcagtgttCAAACCATGCTTTGTGTCATACAGTGATATATGGAAGTCCCTGCTCCAAAGAGTTTATAGTTTGAGACCTACTTTGAGTTTTCTTTGCCAGTAAGATGCAGCTTTGTGAAAAATGTGTGTGTACTATTCAGTCTTGCTAGGAGGCACAGGATGGAGAACAACTCCCAGACCTTCTGTTTCACCATGAAAACTATTATTTATAGTATGCTTTTTTAGAGGGAAAACCCTGGATTTTTGGCTAATtaaaccaatttttttcctaaaatgtttCTATGAACTGAATTTcactgtgaaaaaataaaaattaaacttgaGCGTGCCCTGTAGCTGTTGGTAAGCACAGtttgaaataaagcaaatcAAAGTAATAATCCATGACTTTTGAAGCTACCAGATATTATGACCACTGCACGGATGAGTTAAATGAAAATGGTGAATACTATGAATCTGAAGTGGGGAGCCCTGACTCCCAGAACAGCACCTGCTCTCTCTCAGATGGTAACTTGCATTAACCTCACACCTTTCTGCCCTAGGCTTTACtaggcagctgctgtcccacgGCAATCAGCCACCTGAGCAAAAGTTAGACCTGGGGAAGCAGCCAGTACAGGACACACTCCCCAGCCACAGAGAGATGAACTGTGAGGGGATGTTTAGCATGTGTGACAAGAGTGAGAAAGTGCCAGGGATTTTCAATTATCATAAAGGGGCTGAGGTTACATCATGGAGATCCTACCAAAGTAGCTTGATTTGACTACTTTAGGTCATGACTAAGGTTGACTGGTTTGAATGTGAAACCTTATTCCAGACAGTCAGAGTATCTGGATATTGGAGGACATCAAAATCAAATCCAATCATCAGCTGTCCCTTCCATTATGTTATGGAATACCAggataaaaataaagcacagaaaagaagTGTCATTGTTATTTTGCCAGAACTGAGTTAGATACTGTGCCCACCATTTGACTTAAGCATTTGGGCTCCAAGTTGAGGGGTCATAATTTTGAGATTCAAGCCGATTTTGAAGTAGCGTGAAACGTTGTAACATCCTGCACTGACATTGAGGGTATTTTCCTGTGACATGCTTTACTTCAGTCTTGCTCACGTCTCTTAAAAacagcagcattcctgctggTTTCAGGAAAGTCAAGGCTTGTGGACCCTGCCGAGCTGACCAGTATAGCAGTGCAAAACCTGTACCCTGTATAGATCCACTCTTCTCTGAGTAGCCTTCATTCCAGCTgcttctaaaaatgaaaaactatTCCAGGAGAAATAGTTTCCTTCCAAAACAGCCCCCATCTGAAAGATTTATTCCAGAAAATCTCAGTTATATGGGAAAAGACACTATCAAAGCAGCATGCCAGGTCAGCTACAGCAGTTATTTTCCAGGCATTCCCAGGCCTCTCTTGATTCATACCGCTCTAGCTGTGATAAAAATCCCTTGTGTTCACTTGTCAGCAAACCAAACCTCTGGAACATGGCTCTCAATCCATAACTGTGCAAGCTCTGAGATGCCAGGATGATGAGCTCTCTGTGAGCACCTCCACAGTCCCTGCTCATGACGGTGCTCTAAAGCAAGTGCAGTCACACGCTCTTAATGCTTAAACCACAGCAAACGTGTTTAATCCCACACAATAGCTCCCTTATACTGTGTCTTAAAGCCGTGGTCGGCCAGGGAAGTGGTGACCACTTCTCACATATATAACATATACCAAACATATTCATTTTggcaggaagacaagaagctgGAAGTGTCACACTGGAGCCTAGCCCCCTGACAGCATGAGACATGTGCTTGTAAGCTGTCTCAAGGAGGATATTTGATTGccctctttcttcttttgcctCTCTCCCAACAAAAGTAGAGTGACCTCCCCCATGACCTGGCAAGTGCTGAAATTCcccaaacacatttttctgttgTGCCCCAACGCTGAACA encodes:
- the HEY1 gene encoding hairy/enhancer-of-split related with YRPW motif protein 1 isoform X2, with protein sequence MGETGAGRGSGRALGALLPRPVARRLPDGRPRPAAPVPAVGAMKRAHPEYSSSDSEELDEAVEVEKESADENGNLSSAAGFMSPSTTSQILARKRRRGIIEKRRRDRINNSLSELRRLVPSAFEKQGSAKLEKAEILQMTVDHLKMLHTAGGKGYFDAHALAMDYRSLGFRECLAEVARYLSIIEGLDASDPLRVRLVSHLNNYASQREAASSAHTGIGHIPWGSAFGHHPHIPHPLLLAQSGHGNTSATASPAEPHHQTRIAAPHAETSSLRVPPNGSVGPVLPVVTSTTKLSPPLLSSMASLSAFPFSFGSFHLLSPNVLSPSTPTQSATLSKPYRPWGTEIGAF
- the HEY1 gene encoding hairy/enhancer-of-split related with YRPW motif protein 1 isoform X1, with protein sequence MGETGAGRGSGRALGALLPRPVARRLPDGRPRPAAPVPAVGAMKRAHPEYSSSDSEELDEAVEVEKESADENGNLSSAAGFMSPSTTSQILARKRRRGIIEKRRRDRINNSLSELRRLVPSAFEKQVAPSDPPRCAPLPSLLSQGSAKLEKAEILQMTVDHLKMLHTAGGKGYFDAHALAMDYRSLGFRECLAEVARYLSIIEGLDASDPLRVRLVSHLNNYASQREAASSAHTGIGHIPWGSAFGHHPHIPHPLLLAQSGHGNTSATASPAEPHHQTRIAAPHAETSSLRVPPNGSVGPVLPVVTSTTKLSPPLLSSMASLSAFPFSFGSFHLLSPNVLSPSTPTQSATLSKPYRPWGTEIGAF
- the HEY1 gene encoding hairy/enhancer-of-split related with YRPW motif protein 1 isoform X3 translates to MKRAHPEYSSSDSEELDEAVEVEKESADENGNLSSAAGFMSPSTTSQILARKRRRGIIEKRRRDRINNSLSELRRLVPSAFEKQVLSQGSAKLEKAEILQMTVDHLKMLHTAGGKGYFDAHALAMDYRSLGFRECLAEVARYLSIIEGLDASDPLRVRLVSHLNNYASQREAASSAHTGIGHIPWGSAFGHHPHIPHPLLLAQSGHGNTSATASPAEPHHQTRIAAPHAETSSLRVPPNGSVGPVLPVVTSTTKLSPPLLSSMASLSAFPFSFGSFHLLSPNVLSPSTPTQSATLSKPYRPWGTEIGAF
- the HEY1 gene encoding hairy/enhancer-of-split related with YRPW motif protein 1 isoform X4, giving the protein MKRAHPEYSSSDSEELDEAVEVEKESADENGSAAGFMSPSTTSQILARKRRRGIIEKRRRDRINNSLSELRRLVPSAFEKQGSAKLEKAEILQMTVDHLKMLHTAGGKGYFDAHALAMDYRSLGFRECLAEVARYLSIIEGLDASDPLRVRLVSHLNNYASQREAASSAHTGIGHIPWGSAFGHHPHIPHPLLLAQSGHGNTSATASPAEPHHQTRIAAPHAETSSLRVPPNGSVGPVLPVVTSTTKLSPPLLSSMASLSAFPFSFGSFHLLSPNVLSPSTPTQSATLSKPYRPWGTEIGAF